The following proteins come from a genomic window of Candidozyma auris chromosome 4, complete sequence:
- the YDC1 gene encoding alkaline dihydroceramidase: protein MLPFAIPYPPEQDEGYWGIPTSTIDWCEENYVVSPFIAEALNTTTNAVFIALAAFAIFHAHYNHLELRFQLSALGFMLVGIGSWCFHMTLRYEYQLLDELPMIYATCIPFWSVFSEFRDRRGSILVGVGILTAANLLTAIYLHFKNPTIHQAAYGLLNAGIIFKSYSLAKVHVKNDRASKQLNRTMFLGVALFLFGYILWNMDIHLCSHARAARRSWGMPYGFVLEGHGWWHIFTGTGVYFYLVYEEYLRCFLTNTEKFYEFRWIFGLPVVKLVDQEGLVKFKAAQKAKKVQ from the coding sequence ATGCTTCCCTTTGCTATCCCTTACCCGCCCGAGCAGGACGAGGGCTACTGGGGCATCCCCACGTCGACCATCGACTGGTGCGAGGAAAACTACGTGGTGCTGCCATTTATCGCTGAAGCCTTgaacaccaccaccaacgCTGTGTTCATTGCGTTGGCTGCTTTCGCCATTTTCCACGCTCACTACAACCACTTGGAGCTTCGCTTCCAGTTGCTGGCCTTGGGCTTCATGCTTGTTGGAATTGGCTCATGGTGCTTTCACATGACGCTCAGGTACGAATACCAGCTCTTGGATGAACTTCCCATGATCTACGCCACGTGCATCCCATTTTGGAGTGTTTTCTCTGAATTCAGAGACAGACGCGGCTCGATCTTGGTTGGGGTGGGCATTCTTACCGCTGCTAATTTGCTCACGGCGATCTACTTGCATTTCAAGAACCCAACCATTCACCAGGCAGCGTATGGCTTGTTGAATGCGggcatcatcttcaagtcgtaCTCGTTGGCGAAAGTGCATGTCAAGAATGACAGGGCATCAAAGCAGCTCAATAGAACCATGTTCTTGGGTGTGGctcttttcctttttggcTACATCTTGTGGAATATGGATATCCACCTTTGCTCTCATGCTAGAGCcgccagaagaagctgggGCATGCCCTATGGCTTTGTGCTCGAGGGCCACGGCTGGTGGCATATTTTCACCGGCACTGGTGTATACTTCTATCTTGTGTACGAGGAATACCTCAGATGCTTCTTGACCAACACGGAGAAGTTCTACGAATTCCGCTGGATCTTCGGCTTGCCTGTGGTGAAATTAGTGGACCAGGAGGGTTTGGTGAAGTTCAAGGCGGCCCAAAAGGCTAAGAAAGTCCAGTGA
- the MSH2 gene encoding mismatch repair ATPase MSH2 gives MSSTRPDLKFTDTVDERSFYRRFANLPEKEANTVRIVDHKDYFTALEDDAELIADAIYKTSSVIKTSNSKHRYVTISPQVFTSVVRFCLVENNYKVEVYSKQFQLLATATPGNLESLAVEYGIDVESMLRDASTPVVASVKFTTSGAGKKVGVCLADLSNKALRLSEFEDNDLFSNLESLFLQVNVKEVVLPSSYTPDDDAPGDVVKLFQVLNKIGSVVISSIKSSAYTAKDIDQDLAKIVSAENIDSEAANNVELVLASKGINSSEYTLSLGCCNSLIQYLNLLGGDSASFTIDKYNLNTYMKLDSSTMRALNIFPSTQTMPGPKPSNVSSIFDLLNKCKTASGTRLLSQWLKQPLTDLDAISDRHALVGHLINDTNLRVFVSQEWLTQVPDVKRLLKKIANGMKRVTGAENKKLEDVVRLYQLVTILPELINMVQMSLDDATEQLKPLMQREWLDPLSKNHASLVKFQELVETTIDLSPLESSSSSDLYTDFNIKPEFDESLITINDNLQSTISKIKQVHEQVADDLNIDIEKKLKLENHQQHGWCFRVTRIDSAILRNTGDNYIELQTVKAGVFFTTRKLRKLSEQYAEYSDEYNSKQKELIKEILSITLTYQTVFLRLSLVLSHIDVIASFANVAIFAPTPFMKPNLHPLAGSTTSEEFLSRRINLKDARHPVLELQEDVNFIANDVNLGNADNDKSFVIITGPNMGGKSTYIRQVGVIALMCQVGSYIPASEDGAPPEVPIFDAILSRVGAGDSQLKGLSTFMIEMLETSSILATATHNSLIIIDELGRGTSTYDGFGLAWSISEHLISVKKCFTLFATHFHELTKLSEKYEGRVQNLHVVAHIEKKGAEEVEDDDITLMYRVEPGISDKSFGIHVAELVKFPTKIINMAKRKASELQSLNAGSDADPYVSNKRTKCSNEEISAGVEKLKTILLSWKDECIDPETQKCKVSSEEAISSLKKLVDGRYSEESKNDKFIQEVLTML, from the coding sequence ATGTCCAGCACAAGACCCGACTTGAAATTCACAGACACCGTTGACGAACGACTGTTCTACCGGCGCTTTGCCAATTTGCCcgaaaaagaagccaacACCGTTCGAATTGTCGACCACAAGGACTACTTCACGGCTCTAGAAGATGATGCAGAACTCATTGCTGATGCTATCTACAAAACGCTGCTGGTGATCAAGACGTCCAACTCGAAGCACCGTTACGTGACGATTTCACCCCAGGTTTTCACGTCGGTGGTGAGATTTTGCCTAGTGGAAAATAATTACAAGGTGGAGGTGTATCTGAAGCAGTTCCAGCTACTAGCGACGGCTACACCCGGTAATCTCGAGCTGCTTGCTGTGGAGTATGGAATTGATGTGGAATCCATGCTTCGGGATGCGCTGACTCCCGTGGTTGCTAGCGTGAAATTCACCACCTCTGGCGCAGGAAAAAAGGTGGGAGTATGTTTGGCAGATTTGCTGAACAAGGCGTTGCGGTTGCTGGAGTTCGAGGATAACGACTTGTTTTCGAACTTGGAGctgttgttcttgcaagTGAACGTCAAGGAAGTTGTGTTGCCAAGCTCATACACTCCAGACGACGATGCTCCTGGAGACGTGGTGAAGCTCTTCCAAGTGCTCAACAAGATCGGCTCAGTGGTGATCTCCTCCATCAAGCTGAGCGCTTACACAGCCAAAGACATCGACCAAGATTTGGCAAAGATCGTCTCGGCCGAAAACATAGACAGTGAGGCTGCCAACAATGTCGAGCTCGTGCTTGCTTCCAAAGGTATCAACTCTTCCGAGTACACCCTCTCATTGGGCTGCTGCAACTCTCTTATCCAGTACTTAAACTTGCTTGGAGGCGACTCGGCTTCTTTCACCATTGATAAGTACAACCTCAACACCTATATGAAGCTCGACTCCTCGACAATGAGAGCGCTAAACATCTTCCCCTCCACTCAGACCATGCCAGGCCCCAAACCGTCAAATGTGTCGTCGAtctttgatcttttgaacAAGTGCAAGACTGCTTCCGGCACACGCTTGCTTTCCCAATGGCTCAAGCAGCCGCTCACGGACTTGGATGCCATTTCTGATCGTCACGCATTGGTGGGACACCTCATCAACGATACCAATCTTCGTGTGTTTGTCTCGCAAGAATGGTTAACGCAAGTTCCCGATGTGAAGCGActtctcaagaaaatcGCCAACGGCATGAAGAGGGTCACAGGGGCCGAGAATAAAAAATTGGAGGACGTAGTGAGGCTCTACCAGCTTGTAACGATTCTTCCTGAGCTCATAAACATGGTGCAGATGTCTTTGGATGACGCTACTGAGCAACTCAAACCTCTCATGCAAAGGGAGTGGTTGGATCCACTTTCAAAGAACCACGCTTCACTCGTGAAGTTTCAGGAGTTGGTAGAAACGACAATCGACCTTTCTCCCCTTGAATCATCCTCGTCCAGTGACCTTTACACGgatttcaacatcaagccTGAATTTGATGAGCTGCTCATCACTATCAACGACAACCTTCAGAGCACCATTCTGAAGATTAAGCAAGTTCATGAACAGGTTGCAGACGATCTCAATATCGAtattgaaaagaagctcaagcttgaaaatcatcaacaacacGGGTGGTGTTTTAGAGTCACACGTATCGACTCGGCCATCTTGAGAAACACCGGTGATAATTACATCGAGCTCCAGACTGTGAAGGCAGGCGTTTTCTTCACAACTAGAAAGCTTCGTAAGCTTTCTGAACAATACGCAGAGTATTCTGATGAGTACAACTCGAAGCAGAaggaattgatcaaggagatcTTGTCCATTACGTTGACGTATCAAACTGTTTTCTTGAGACTTTCGCTCGTGTTGAGCCACATTGATGTCATTGCATCTTTTGCCAATGTTGCCATTTTTGCACCAACGCCTTTCATGAAGCCCAATTTGCATCCATTGGCAGGGTCAACAACTTCAGAAGAGTTCCTATCCAGAAGaatcaatttgaaggatgCAAGACATCCTGTTCTTGAATTACAAGAAGACGTAAACTTTATTGCCAATGACGTCAATTTGGGTAATGCCGATAATGACAAATCTTTTGTGATCATCACTGGTCCAAATATGGGAGGTAAGTCCACATACATTCGTCAGGTTGGTGTCATTGCGCTCATGTGTCAAGTGGGCTCGTATATCCCAGCATCAGAAGATGGTGCGCCTCCAGAAGTGCCGATCTTTGACGCAATATTGTCTCGTGTGGGTGCTGGTGATTCCCAGCTCAAGGGTTTGTCTACCTTTATGATCGAAATGCTAGAAACTTCATCGATTCTTGCTACCGCTACACACAACTCTCTAATTATCATCGACGAATTGGGCCGCGGTACCAGTACCTATGATGGGTTTGGCTTAGCATGGTCCATATCTGAGCATCTAATTAGTGTTAAGAAGTGCTTCACGCTCTTTGCTACGCATTTTCATGAGCTTACCAAATTGTCAGAGAAGTATGAGGGTAGAGTACAAAATCTACATGTGGTCGCCCACATCGAGAAGAAAGGTGCCGAGGAAGTCGAGGATGACGATATCACGTTGATGTACAGGGTAGAGCCTGGAATTTCTGACAAGTCCTTCGGTATTCATGTTGCTGAGCTCGTGAAATTCCCAACGAAGATCATCAATATGGCCAAACGCAAGGCCTCAGAGCTCCAAAGTTTAAATGCGGGATCCGATGCTGATCCATACGTGAGCAATAAAAGGACGAAATGCAGCAATGAGGAGATCAGCGCTGGtgttgagaagctcaagacGATCTTGCTTTCGTGGAAAGATGAATGCATCGACCCTGAAACACAGAAATGCAAGGTTTCTTCTGAGGAGGCCATACTgtcattgaaaaagcttgTGGATGGCCGCTACAGCGAAGAGCTGAAGAACGATAAGTTCATTCAAGAGGTTCTCACCATGTTGTAA
- the MRP17 gene encoding mitochondrial 37S ribosomal protein bS6m: protein MLYELFAIARINDPLHVNKEAAKIAHTVGKLILNNRGVIRSITSLGPKPLPKVISKDQERHFQGYQFVISFDSSAAVQSELARTMRRDPRILRTSIIKNDLARKLNVGTSFERAFSKVVY from the coding sequence ATGCTTTACGAGTTGTTTGCTATTGCTCGTATCAATGACCCCCTCCACGTGAACAAGGAGGCGGCCAAGATCGCCCACACGGTGGGAAAACTTATTCTCAATAACAGAGGTGTCATTCGTAGCATAACGAGTTTGGGGCCTAAACCTCTTCCCAAGGTGATTTCCAAGGATCAGGAAAGACACTTCCAGGGATACCAGTTTGTGATCAGCTTTGACTCATCGGCGGCCGTGCAGTCGGAGCTTGCAAGAACGATGAGGAGGGATCCTAGAATCTTGAGGActtccatcatcaagaacgacTTGGCCAGAAAGTTGAATGTGGGCACATCTTTCGAGCGGGCTTTCCTGAAAGTTGTGTACTGA
- the AUR1 gene encoding inositol phosphorylceramide synthase encodes MSAILHSRPFQKAVRLFDHYFLSEQVPGNSLPDLEFSTDVKQTVNKLRSRPWAWYDVVNYTFLSAIFLFVYLIFPASFLIKTPILLLLITAVSVPLTQQFFVYALPILAWLALFFSASKIPYEWKPAISVKFLPAMETILYGDNLSNVLAEINHPILDVLAWLPYGIIHFASPFFVALFVFLFAPPTSLRSFGFAFGYMNLFGVLFQLSFPAAPPWYKNLHGLEPANYAMDGSPGGLGRIDQLFHLDMYTTTFENSPLVFGAIPSLHSGSAVMDVLFLSWLFPKYKYVWWGYASVLWWSTMYLTHHYFIDLIMGAVMSVAMFAYVKYTSLPAIDYTKFCRWSYTSIELFDVKKNDPLASYVGLPHDAEESLGFYNDVELTALRESSNSSSRSQLVMEDQQDADTDKSTNSSIFDEQESGTHISQATSNTSLNDLAPPVTLPKKMSSLR; translated from the coding sequence ATGTCTGCCATTCTCCACTCGCGGCCGTTCCAAAAAGCGGTTCGTCTTTTCGATCACTACTTCCTTCTGGAACAAGTCCCAGGCAACTCCTTGCCTGACCTCGAGTTCTCCACGGATGTCAAGCAGACAGTGAATAAGCTCAGACTGCGGCCTTGGGCGTGGTACGACGTGGTCAACTACACGTTTTTGTCGGcgattttcttgtttgtgTACCTTATATTTCCAGCATCGTTTCTCATCAAAACGCCGattctcttgcttcttaTCACGGCCGTGCTGGTTCCGTTGACCCAGCAGTTCTTCGTGTACGCGTTACCTATCTTGGCGTGGTTGGCGTTGTTCTTTAGTGCCTCGAAGATCCCCTACGAATGGAAGCCGGCTATCTCGGTTAAGTTTCTTCCGGCCATGGAGACCATCCTTTATGGAGACAACTTGTCGAACGTGTTGGCCGAGATCAACCATCCGATCTTGGACGTGTTGGCGTGGTTGCCCTACGGCATCATCCACTTCGCTTCGCCGTTTTTCGTGGCGTTGTTTGTGTTCCTTTTCGCTCCTCCAACGTCCCTCAGGTCCTTTGGCTTTGCCTTTGGCTACATGAACCTCTTTGGCGTGTTATTCCAGCTCTCCTTCCCTGCGGCTCCTCCTTGGTACAAGAACTTGCACGGGTTGGAGCCTGCAAACTATGCCATGGACGGTTCTCCCGGTGGCTTGGGCAGAATCGATCAGTTGTTCCACTTGGACATGTACACCACCACGTTTGAAAACTCTCCCCTCGTCTTTGGCGCTATCCCCTCGTTGCACTCTGGTTCAGCCGTCATGGACGTGTTGTTCCTCTCGTGGCTTTTCCCAAAGTACAAGTACGTTTGGTGGGGCTACGCCTCGGTGTTGTGGTGGTCCACCATGTACCTCACGCACCACTACTTCATTGATTTGATCATGGGCGCCGTGATGTCCGTGGCGATGTTTGCCTACGTCAAGTACACCAGCTTGCCTGCTATTGACTACACCAAGTTCTGCAGATGGTCCTACACATCGATTGAGCTCTTCgacgtgaagaagaacgatCCGCTTGCTCTGTACGTCGGGTTGCCTCACGATGCAGAAGAGTCGCTTGGTTTCTACAACGATGTCGAATTGACCGCTCTCAGAGAAAGCTCCAACAGCCTGTCTCGCTCCCAGCTTGTGATGGAAGACCAACAGGACGCAGACACAGACAAGAGCACCAATCTGCTGATTTTCGACGAGCAAGAGTCTGGCACCCACATCAGCCAGGCCACATCCAACACGTCGCTCAACGACCTAGCACCCCCTGTaactttgccaaagaagatgcTGCTGTTACGCTAA
- a CDS encoding glucose-6-phosphate 1-epimerase, translated as MAVQDLDDKVVITHPKNPNTTATILKYGATVISWKKNGQEQLWLSEGAKLDGSRPVRGGIPLVFPVFGKQKNENHPTFKLPQHGFARNSHWEFLGQVSEEPVAVQFGLGPENVDKELYKLWDEGKNDFTLILTVSLAEDSLTTSIDVENTGSQPFDFNWLFHTYYKVDDVTDTLATNLMDSKCFDQLLGEHYVEKSPMLSFQEEFDRIYENVDLHKVIQLVDRGNVLLTLERHNLPDAVVWNPWVKKSEGMADFLPKDGYLKMLCVEPGHVASFVTLDKGAKWSAAQKMTPSGEIKVQTNIYEA; from the coding sequence ATGGCTGTACAAGATCTCGACGATAAAGTGGTGATCACCCACCCCAAAAACCCAAACACCACGGCCACTATCCTCAAATACGGCGCCACGGTCATCTCGTGGAAGAAAAATGGTCAGGAGCAACTCTGGCTCTCAGAAGGAGCAAAGTTGGACGGGCTGCGTCCCGTGAGAGGCGGAATTCCCCTTGTTTTCCCCGTGTTCGGCAAGCAGAAGAACGAAAACCACCCGACTTTCAAGTTGCCCCAGCACGGCTTTGCGAGAAACTCGCATTGGGAGTTTTTGGGTCAAGTTTCTGAGGAGCCTGTGGCGGTGCAGTTTGGCTTGGGCCCAGAGAACGTCGATAAGGAATTGTACAAGCTCTGGGACGAGGGCAAAAACGACTTCACGTTGATTTTGACCGTCTCGTTGGCCGAAGACAGCTTGACCACCAGCATAGACGTGGAAAACACCGGatcgcagccatttgacTTCAACTGGTTGTTCCACACGTACTACAAAGTGGACGACGTCACCGACACGTTGGCCACCAACTTGATGGACTCCAAGTGCTTTGACCAGTTGTTGGGCGAGCACTACGTGGAGAAGCTGCCCATGCTCAGTTTCCAGGAGGAGTTCGACAGAATCTACGAGAATGTCGATTTGCACAAGGTGATCCAGTTGGTCGACCGTGGCAACGTGTTGTTGACGTTGGAGAGACACAACTTGCCCGATGCCGTGGTGTGGAACCCCTGGGTCAAGAAGAGCGAGGGCATGGCCGACTTTTTGCCCAAGGACGGCtacttgaagatgttgtgTGTGGAGCCTGGACACGTGGCGTCGTTTGTGACTCTAGACAAGGGGGCCAAGTGGCTGGCAGCACAGAAAATGACGCCTTCGGGGGAAATCAAGGTGCAAACCAACATCTACGAGGCCTGA
- the SUT1 gene encoding Sut1p, with product MNSNDLLSYSILHNGKNAPISHTASSHFTFSRTLSGLNSYDFSHSHYRSSSESSQGSSPRLESSSEPCGNLHASGSLQVSGSSSPQLSAECSPEKKRRQRLGPSCDSCRARKVKCNADVVLLSRNVDDEEPEEVDSLSPEQKKKLFDGALVAISGNFNLVVSNGKLVKFKPCSSCATRELECCFSKGFTKEDIVHSKRCTSLGGVGLGSTAAAGAKEALKKVKKRSEAVSARKSSCVACRRRKVKCVMNSRLGKCVGCVKKESECSFA from the exons ATGAACTCCAACGACCTCCTTTCCTACTCCATCCTCCACAACGGCAAAAACGCC CCAATCTCCCACACGGCTTCCTCCcacttcaccttctccagAACCCTCTCGGGACTCAATTCCTACGACTTTCTGCACTCCCACTACCGTCTGTCGTCGGAACTGTCCCAGGGAAGCTCTCCTCGGCTTGAATCCTCCCTGGAGCCTTGTGGAAACCTTCACGCTTCTGGAAGCCTCCAGGTTTCTGGAAGCCTGTCTCCCCAGCTTTCGGCAGAGTGTTCTCCCGAGAAAAAACGCCGCCAGCGTCTTGGGCCCAGCTGCGATAGTTGCCGAGCCAGAAAAGTCAAGTGTAACGCCGACGTTGTGCTTCTTTCGAGAAACGTCGACGACGAGGAGCCCGAGGAGGTGGACTCGCTTCTGCCCgagcaaaaaaagaagctttttgacgGCGCTCTTGTGGCCATTTCGGGaaacttcaacttggtggTTTCCAACGGCAAATTGGTGAAATTCAAGCCGTGCTCGTCGTGTGCCACCAGAGAGCTCGAGTGCTGTTTCAGCAAAGGCTTCACCAAAGAGGACATTGTGCACAGCAAACGGTGCACGAGCCTTGGCGGCGTTGGATTGGGCAGCACGGCTGCCGCCGGCGCCAAAGAGGCGctcaagaaggtgaaaaagCGCCTGGAGGCCGTGTCGGCGAGAAAGTCCAGCTGTGTCGCTTGCAGAAGGCGCAAAGTCAAGTGTGTGATGAATTCCCGTTTGGGCAAGTGCGTCGGGTgtgtgaagaaggagctgGAGTGTTCTTTTGCGTGA
- a CDS encoding nicotinamide-nucleotide adenylyltransferase — MDPTNDPNFTPPSLNRNIEPPAHSDKIPHNLPIQPLVLADLGSEVDAPTPHPSAVGAPEKERESHRFHSKIPRKHTDLMNSSSDEEKEVKILPPTIKVKSSQIADLEEVPHGVQRQAKTLDQYEFPCHRLATTLSDDSKYPLVIVACGSFSPITYLHLRMFEMALDAITEQTRFEVVGGYYSPVSDNYKKQGLAPSHHRVRMCELACERTSSWLMVDAWESLQPKYTRTALVLDHFNEEINIKRGGIRTQSGEKRGVKIMLLAGGDLIESMGEPDVWADTDLHHILGKYGCLIVERTGSDVRSFLLSHDIMYEHRRNVLVIKQLIYNDISSTKIRLFVRRGMSVQYLLPNSVIRYIQEHKLYVNDTEPVKQVMSDKAD, encoded by the coding sequence ATGGACCCCACAAACGACCCTAACTTCACGCCCCCCTCGTTGAATAGAAATATCGAGCCCCCAGCCCATTCAGACAAAATCCCCCACAACTTACCCATCCAACCACTAGTTTTGGCCGATTTGGGAAGCGAAGTCGACGCGCCAACGCCCCATCCACTGGCCGTAGGCGCCCCGgaaaaggaaagagaaTCCCACCGCTTCCACCTGAAGATTCCTCGCAAACACACCgatttgatgaactcgTCGAGcgacgaagaaaaagaagtgaAGATCTTGCCCCCAACCATCAAAGTGAAGCTGTCGCAGATCGCCGACTTGGAAGAAGTGCCCCACGGCGTCCAGAGGCAGGCGAAAACGCTCGATCAATACGAATTCCCATGCCACAGGCTCGCCACCACGCTTTCAGATGACTCCAAGTACCCGTTGGTGATTGTCGCGTGTGGGCTGTTTCTGCCAATCACGTACCTCCATTTGAGAATGTTCGAGATGGCGTTGGACGCCATCACCGAGCAGACGCGTTTCGAAGTCGTGGGCGGGTACTATTCGCCCGTTTCAGATAACTACAAGAAGCAAGGGTTGGCGCCCAGCCACCACCGCGTGAGGATGTGTGAGTTGGCGTGCGAGAGAACGTCGCTGTGGCTCATGGTGGACGCGTGGGAGCTGTTGCAGCCGAAATACACCCGCACGGCGTTGGTGTTGGACCATTTCAACGAGGAgatcaacatcaagagagGAGGCATCCGAACGCAGCTGGGGGAGAAGCGCGGGGTCAAGATCATGCTTTTGGCCGGCGGCGACTTGATTGAGCTGATGGGCGAGCCCGATGTGTGGGCAGACACGGATTTGCACCATATTTTGGGCAAGTACGGGTGCTTGATAGTGGAGAGAACGGGTTCTGACGtgagaagcttcttgttgagcCACGATATCATGTACGAGCACCGCCGTAACGTGTTGGTGATCAAGCAGCTCATTTACAACGATATCTCGTCGACGAAGATCCGCTTGTTTGTCAGACGAGGCATGTCGGTCCAGTACTTGTTGCCCAACTCGGTGATACGGTACATTCAGGAACACAAGTTGTATGTCAATGACACAGAGCCCGTGAAACAGGTGATGAGCGACAAGGCCGATTGA
- the GPI1 gene encoding phosphatidylinositol N-acetylglucosaminyltransferase, translating to MHYHIYLPVNVARKKFTKAVLVGHEIENAIVVVQFFAELPKNLAGLSVVAGLNKSVEGRPSLVYDENLGRHFVEEDGHTYTVVTFAPPNLRNLEYFTVDAILLQSTGKVEKSSPAETSIAQSVSMLPTKSSSEEGCAVFGENVLEKINSCQSDRDTLDRLNKRSWRLPSTPTLSWVPSQLVFLLHFLIFCMISILTFCINCLNHTVLGTSLVERSAFFKQLDLRLRQVAYFPAQFLFYRNSAILTDPSSDWPKILQLPVYNEKYNINNSNYINLYNSIWLIVNDILIGLTLHNTFTKNREFLLKLLNETLLNDFAVAHLHQLVQWVSKEHPYGFKLNDELGQFMGSMFTWTLEAWGNLFLRALEIANSQSIFISYVFKCICYMGFSFIIAAVVDYVNLVTIHIHFFNVVTTKVYFRQIEALKSLWQLFRGKKYNVLRNRIDNLDEDQFRVDRLLLGTLMFTILIYLLPTTFAFYLLFYAAEALILTGAKWCSKLLVVLNMYPLFVLLLKLKNSRRLQGGIIFESRGGAKSTNWVHMSNKALTSEEIFVNFWRVFRNEGKIERIVLNFAEGRHITVRDTASMKFHYLRLPAQYDKLIEHWRSAGK from the coding sequence ATGCACTACCATATCTACTTGCCTGTCAACGTTGCAAGGAAGAAATTCACAAAAGCTGTTCTAGTTGGGCACGAAATTGAAAACGCCATTGTGGTGGTACAATTTTTCGCCGAATTGCCCAAGAACCTTGCTGGGTTATCTGTTGTTGCCGGTTTGAACAAATCTGTGGAGGGTCGTCCGCTGCTAGTGTACGATGAGAATTTGGGCAGGCATTTCGTGGAAGAAGACGGCCACACATACACGGTGGTGACGTTTGCGCCGCCCAATCTTCGCAACTTGGAATATTTCACCGTAGATGCCATCTTGCTTCAAAGTACAGGAAAAGTGGAAAAGAGCAGCCCAGCAGAGACCTCCATTGCTCAATCTGTCTCAATGCTACCGACAAAGTCGTCTCTGGAAGAGGGTTGCGCTGTTTTTGGCGAAAACGTGcttgaaaagatcaacTCTTGCCAAAGCGACCGAGATACACTAGATCGCCTCAACAAGAGATCGTGGCGGCTTCCGTCTACGCCCACGTTGAGCTGGGTACCTTCACAGCTTGTTTTCTTGCTTCACTTTCTAATTTTTTGCATGATATCTATTCTTACGTTTTGCATCAATTGCCTCAACCACACTGTTTTAGGCACGTCATTGGTGGAGCGACTGGCTTTTTTTAAACAGCTTGATCTCCGCTTGCGCCAGGTGGCGTATTTCCCCGCCCAGTTCTTGTTCTATCGGAATTCGGCCATTCTCACCGACCCTAGTTCGGATTGGCCCAAAATCTTGCAGCTTCCCGTCTACAACGAAAAgtacaacatcaacaactctaACTACATCAACCTTTACAACTCCATCTGGCTCATTGTCAACGATATACTCATCGGGCTCACTTTGCACAACACATTTACGAAAAATCGAgagtttttgttgaaattgttgaacgAAACGCTACTCAATGATTTCGCCGTTGCCCATCTCCATCAACTCGTTCAGTGGGTCTCCAAAGAACATCCTTATGGATTCAAGTTGAACGACGAGCTTGGCCAGTTTATGGGGCTGATGTTCACCTGGACATTGGAGGCGTGGGGAAACCTTTTTCTACGAGCGCTTGAGATTGCAAATTCACAAAGCATTTTCATTTCTTACGTGTTCAAGTGCATTTGCTACATGGGGTTTCTGTTCATAATTGCCGCTGTTGTTGACTATGTGAACCTCGTGACCATCCACATCCATTTTTTCAATGTTGTCACCACCAAAGTGTACTTTCGCCAAATCGAGGCGCTCAAGTCGCTTTGGCAGTTGTTTCGGGGTAAAAAGTACAATGTTTTGAGAAACCGTATTGACAACCTTGATGAGGATCAGTTTAGGGTCGACAGGTTGCTTTTAGGTACACTTATGTTCACCATTTTGATCTACTTGCTTCCTACGACGTTTGCATTTTATTTGCTCTTTTACGCTGCCGAAGCGCTCATTCTTACTGGCGCAAAGTGGTGTAgcaagcttttggtggtgctCAACATGTATCCGTTATTTGTGCTTTTGCTCAAGTTAAAGAATTCAAGGAGACTTCAAGGAGGCATCATTTTCGAGTCTCGAGGAGGCGCCAAATCGACCAATTGGGTTCACATGAGCAACAAGGCGTTGACAAGTGAAGAAATATTTGTAAATTTCTGGCGGGTGTTCAGAAACGAGGGCAAGATTGAACGGATTGTGTTGAACTTTGCCGAGGGCCGTCACATTACGGTCAGAGACACGGCGTCAATGAAATTTCACTACTTGAGGCTCCCGGCGCAATACGACAAATTGATTGAACACTGGAGAAGTGCAGGGAAATGA